The sequence TAAAAATGCTTCGTCAAAGGAGCATTGTCGAACGCCGTGTGCGTCCAATTCGATCGCTTCACATCGAGCGTGCCTTCGGCATTGGCAACGGGACCACCGAAAAAATAACTGGCCTCGAATTCCAGCGTGTACTTCTTGCCCCACACCAGCTTGTCTTTGGCTCGAAGCTCCGCACGAAACTCCGGTGCGACGAATTCTTCGACGTGAAACGACCCTTCGATCTTCGGTTGCGGCGATACGTGCACCGTCTTGAAGATGTATCGCCCGAGCGCTGCGTCGGAAGGCAATACAAAATCGAACGAGGCACTTCCGAATTCGGAGAGCGTACATGATATCGTATTGACCTTCGTCCCACGCGGCGCGAATACTTCCAGTTGATACGTCTGTTTTGCTGCAATCTTCTTGCTCGTGCCTTCGTGCCCCTTTTGCCGCGCAAACAGTTTACCCTGCACGCGTTCTCCGGGCCGATACAACGGCCGCGCGAGCATCACGTAAAAGCGGCGCTGCACCTCGGGCGCTTTGCTCGTCGCGACGTCACTTCCATTCGTCACGAAGAGCTGTTCTTTTCGCCCTTGGCCATTGATGCGTTCGACGAGCACTCCGAATTGCCACGCAGGTTTCCCCTTCCACGTAAAAAGCCCGTCTTCGTCGGTCGTGCTTTCGAGCGTCTCGATTTTGGTGCCGCCCGCATCTCGATGCATCAGCGTCAATGGCACGTTCGCCACGGGAGCTTTGGTCTTCTTGTCGACGACCCACGTGCTCACGCTGTTTTCCGTGAGCGTCAGGACGGCATCGAGCGAGCTTTTTTGCACCCGACAATGCACTTTCGTAACGGGCATGGATTCGTCGCCCATGCATTGCGACCACGCTCGAGAAGCCGGTAATTGCGCCGAAACCTCGATTCTCACTGGCCCTTCGAGGTGCGGGAGCTTGAAAAAGTGCACTGGCTCTTGCAGGAGCGGCACTTTCCACGTATCGAGCGTTTTTTCCAGCAGAACTTCGCCGAGCGCGGCTTGTCCGAGCGGCGCTTTGGGATCATCGAGCCAGGTGCTCTCCGATGCTTTGACATCGAGCGCATGTATTTTCACCTGGAGCTTGGCGGATCGAGGCGCAATCAGTCCCCAATACGAGCGGTATTCGTGGATATCGCCGAGCTCGGGCGAAAAGAACTTCTGCACGCTCCCGCGAACGACGTCGTGCATGTGTTTCTTGGGGAGCGCGAGATATCGCTTCGCATACGCGAGCGCCTTGTTGCGAGAACCCTGGTAGGTGTAATGATTGAACAGATCGTAAAGGGCCGAATTGCCAACGTTATCGTCATGCGAGGCCAATTCTTCGAGCACGTGCAGCGCCGCTCGTAGACTGCGGGCATTGAGGTTGTGCTGTGCCCATTGCAGTTTCAGCTCGGGATGCCGTTTGGCGTCGTAAAGCTCGAGCCACAATGGCAAACAACTGCGGGGAAGTCCGCCGAGCTGTCGTTCGGCTTCCTTGCGCGCATGTTCGTGAGCACGCTGGCGTATGGCTTCGCTGCCTTCGATTGCGAGGCGTTGCCATCCTCGCCATTCTTCCCACTGGATCCAATGCGATTCGGTGAAAGCTTGCGCATCGCGCAGGCGGCTCGATGCATGCAGCTTGGCAATCGAGAGGCCCGAGCGATAAAACAGTTTCCACAGGGCCTTTCGCCGCGCTCGTTCCTCTTCGAGCGTCTCTTTGAGCTCGGGTACGTCGAGCGCCGGATCGTCTTCTTGGGCGTCGTCTTTGGCGAGCTTTCGCATGCTCGCGCGAAAGCGGAGCAGTTGCCCGAGTTGGTGCGCGTAGATCATGCCAATGATGCTCGCGACGAGCGCCACGAGCGCGATGGCGATGTAAACGATGACTTTCAGAACGATGAGCACGGGTCCGAGGTCCACGTGTATCGGATCGGAGGGGAAGTCTCAACGAAACAATGAGGGAATGGGCTTTTCTGCGACTCGAACCCGGACCGAGGCGCACGAGGTGGGCTTCTGTTGCGACTCGAACGCCGACGAAGGGCCTCGACGTGGGCCTTTGCTGGGGGTCGAGCCTCGACCGAACCGCGCATCGTGGGCATCTTTTGGGGGTCGAACCGCGACGAAGGGCCTCGACGAGGGGGTCTGCTGAGGGTCGAGTCGCGACGGAAGGCCTGCGAGTGGACTTTTGATGGGGGTCGGACCTGGGTCGAGGGGCTCGACGAGGGGGTCTGCTGAGGGTCGAGTCGCGACGGAAGGCCTGCGAGTGGACTTTTGGTGGGGGTCGGACCTGGGTTGAGGGGCTGCGGGTGGGCCTTGGGTGGGGGTCGGACCTGGGTCGAGGGGCTCGACGTGGATCCTTGCCGTGATTGACAGCCTCCATCTCGCGCACCTCGAGGGCATGTGGAAGGGCTGGCACCAGGCTTGCTTTTTGCGTGCCTTTCAGTAGAGTCCTCGAACTTCCCCATGGCTCTCCAGATCGAACTGCAAGCGCTAGCCACTCGCGAAAGCGAACAGGTTGAATGGAAAGAAAACGTCGCCGACATTGAGGATGTCGTGAAGACGGTTGTCGCCTTCGCAAATGATTATTCGAACCTTGGCGGCGGATATGTCGTATGCGGAGCGATGGAAGCTCGTGACGAGCACGGGTTTCAGCGCATGATACGCAATGGTTTGTCTGCAGCACGATTAAAGGAGGTCGAAGGGAAAGTTTTGGCACTGTGCCGCGACATGGTTGATCCACCGGTGGTCCCGATCGTTGAAGAGGTTCCCGCCGATGAGCCTGCGCGCCGAATTTTGGTGTTCATCGTTCCTGCAAGTCCAGGCGCGCATCAATTGCGCACGGCGCATGGAAGCAAGTATTGGGTGCGAATGAGCCGTAATACGGTAGAAGCGCGAAATGGCATTCTACGGGAACTCTTTGTCCGCAAACGCGTACTCGAGCCATGGGATCGGCGAATGAATGCGGCAGCCACCACGGAGGACATCGATTTATTGGCATTGCGTGAACATCTGCAGCGAATGAAAATGTGGAACGAGGAACGTTCAGTAGACGACTATCTTTCTCCTGAATTTCAGTTGTCGCCATTCGTCCCCCCGCTATGCGGCCGTGAACCACTCACAGGCATGCTCCGCCCGCGAAACTTTGCGCTGCTTCTGTTCGGCAGAGAGCCGACGAAGTTTTTCCCTGGCGCGCACTCGGTGTTTTCTATTTATCCTGGAGTCGATCGCACCGAGCAATATTCTGAAAAAGTGATGATTTCCGGTGGTGTCGTCGAACAAGCCCGTAAACTCATCGACCTTTTGAATACCGAGGCATACGTGGCTATCGACAAGGCCGATCGAACAGCCCCAAACTTGCTAAAATACCCCCAACGTGCACTCCAGGAGGCGGTGGTCAATGCCATCGTGCACCGTGATTATGAGGTGGACCATCCGACACGTGTTACAGCATTCTCGGATCGCATCGAGATAAACTCGCCGGGAACGTTACCCTCCGCAGTGGACCGTGGCAAATTCGTCCGCGGTGAAGCGTCTGCTGTCTGGCGCAACCAAGCACTGGCCTACTTCTTCAATCGATTGCAGTTGGCTCAGGCCGAAGGTCAAGGGATTCCTACGATTTTGCGCACCATGCGGGACGAAGGGTGTCCCGACCCGATCTTCGAAGTCGGGCAAGAAAACATTCTCTGCATTTTGCCGGCGCACCCGCGGCATGCGAAAATGAGAGAGCTCAAAGCAATCGAGAGTGGCTTGCTACTTGGGCATTTCGACGAAGCCTCTCGTCGTGCCGCCGCGCTCCTCGAAAAAGACCCGCTCAATACACGCGCAATCGAGCTCATGTGCGAAGCGAGCAATTTATTGGGAAGGCCTGAACGTGTCTTCGACATCATTCACGCCGCAGGCGTTCAACCCGAAAAGCTGAACATCAGCGCGCTATTGGTGCTCGGAGAAACGCTTGCCTCCATTCGTGCGCCCACCGAGGCCCAGCGGGCACTTGCATCGCAGCTTTTGAACGCCGCATCGACCAGCAAGTTACAGGAAGCCGAAATTCGCAAATTGGTCATCACGCTGCGCAAAGTAAAAGAATTCGAACGCGCGCTACAGGTGCTGGACAATCATTTCACGTCCAACCCGGCGCTCGCCATGGCCCCATCGCTCCTCGAATTACGTGGAAAAGTATTGATCGATCTTGCGAAGGTGTGCACCGATACGGCACGGAATGATCGGGCAAGCGCCAGAATCAAGCGCCAAGCGTGGGATGCTTGCCGGGACTACCTAGACCGAGCAGATCGAGAACTTCACCGTGCACTCGAGCATGGGCCTTCCCCAGTTGAACGTGAATATATCGAACGGGATCTCGAGTTTTTGCAGAATCTGCGTCGAACCGCGCAGCGACCGGCTCATTATAGACCCGGCGGCCGCCGTCATTGATCATCGATCCACCTCAATGAAAATCCCGCGACTTCGTCCCTACCCCGCGCTTGCCGGGAGCATCCAGCCGCTCGAGCTTCTCCGCCAATACGTGAATCACCGGCCCCTGCCGCTCGAGTCGCCCCTCGACGGCCATGATCTTCGAATACCGCGCCACGGCGTAGTTCTCGTCGAAAAGCGTCTTGCGCACGATCACGTTCACCACACCCGTCTCGTCTTCCAATGTAAAAAACGTGACGCCACTGGCCGTCGCCGGCCGCTGACGACCAATCACCATGCCCGCCACTCGCACGCGCGTGCCATGCTCCACCGTTTTCGTCGCTTCGGCCGTGAGCGTTCCCTGCAAATCGAGGCGCGCACGGTAATGCCGTATCGGATGATCCTGCAGCGATAAGCCCAGACGCCCATAATCGAGCACCAATTGCTCGGCCGGACGCAATTTCGGCAAACCCACGTCACGCTCGGGCTCGATGGGAAGCGCATCGAAGAGCCCATCCACGCGGGGCGCACGCGCTCGCCACAATGCTTCGCGCCTGTTCGACACGAGCGCCTCGAGCGCTCCCGCTTCCGCCAATGCTTCCACTTCGTTTTTATGCAGGCCCGCTCGCCGCACGAGGTCCGCGACGCCCGTAAAGGGCGCCTCGTCCCGCGCCTGCATGATGGCATGCGCCGGTCCTGCGCCAAAGCCTTTGATGAGTCGCATGCCCAATCGAATGGCGCCGTCCGCTTCGAGCGCATGATCCCACGTGCTCACGGTGACGCATACCGGACGAGCTTCCACGCCGTGGCGCTGCGCGTCCTGCACGAGCGACGACGGACTGTAAAACCCCATGGGCTGCGAATTCAAGAGAGCACAACAAAACGCGGCCGGATGATGCACTTTGAGATACGCGGATGCATACACGAGCAAGGCAAAACTGGCAGCATGTGATTCGGGGAAACCATATTCACCAAACCCTTGAATCTGCGCAAAGAGCTGCTCGGAAAACCGCGCCGATATGCCGCGCTGAGAAAACCCGCGCAAAAGCCTTTCACGATGCCTTTCGAGACGCCCGTGCTTCTTCCACGCCGCCATGTCTCGACGCAGTTGGTCCGCTTCGCCCGGCGTGTATCCTGCGCCAACCATCGCGATTTGCATGACCTGCTCTTGAAAAAGCGGGACGCCCAGGGTGCGAGCGAGGATCGCATCCAAACAAGGATGCGGCGAAATGGGCGCTTCCTGCCCCGTGCGACGACGCAAATACGGATGCACCATGCCGCCTTGAATGGGTCCAGGACGCACGATGGCCACTTCAATGACGAGATCGTAAAACTTTTTGGGCTTCATGCGCGGGAGCATCGACATCTGCGCGCGACTTTCAATTTGGAACACACCGACGGTGTCCGCTCGACCAATCGCTTCGTAGACGGCGGGATCTTCGGCAGGAATGCGCGCCAAGGCATCGATGGGGTCGAAGGGCACGTCCGGATTCGTCCGCTCGTGGACCATGGCGAGCGTTTTTCGCACCGCCGTGAGCATTCCCAATGCCAAAATGTCGACCTTGAAAAAACCAAGATCATCAATGTCGTCTTTGTCCCACGGAATGACCGAACGCCCGACCATTCGCGCGGGTTCGATGGGCGCGACGTGATGCAATGGTTCGGCCGACAAGACAAAACCGCCCACGTGAATGGACAAATGCCGCGGCATGCCTTCGAGCGCCCGCGCAAGCATGACGACGTTGCGCAATCGAGCATCCCCGGGATCGAATCCAAGCTCCACCAATTTCTTTTCGCTTGCATCCGCTTCGTGATACAAAGACAAACCACTCAATTTATCGAGCTGATCCGTCGTCAAGCCAAATACTTTGCCCACTTCCCGTAAAGCGCTTTTGCCGCGATAACAAATGACCTCGGAGACCATGGCCGCTCGGTCACGACCGTACATTTCATAAATCTCTTGAATGACTTCTTCGCGTCGCTCGTGCTCGAAATCGACGTCGATGTCCGGAGGCTCGCGACGCTCGGGTGACAGAAACCGCTCGAAAAGCAGACTGGATCGGGCTGGATCGACCGCGGTGATGCCCAAAACGAAGCATACCGCGCTGTTCGCTGCGCTTCCGCGGCCTTGACACAAGATGCGCCTTCTTCGAGCAATCGAGACGATTTGGTGGACGCTCAGAAAGTAGGGCGCCACGTCGAGCAATTTGATGAGGTCGAGCTCTTTTTCGATTTGCGCCATGACGGCGCTGGGACAACCTTCGGGATAACGATCCTTGGCGCCTATCAAAACGAGCCTTCGCAAGGCATCGTCCGGTGTTTCGTCCGGCAAACAAAGTCCCTCGCTGGGAAAGTGATATCGAATTTGGGACAGTGAAAAATTGCACTCTTCGGCAATTTCGACGGATCGCGCGATCCAATCGGGATAATCGCGAAAGAGGTGTTTCATCGATGCGCCCGTGCGCAAGACGGCTTCGGCATTGGGCGATAATAGCGGGCCTGCTTGATCGAGCGTGGTTTTGTGACGAATGCACGCAAGAATGTCAGCCAATGGTTTGCGCCCCGCGACGTGATACAAGGGGCGAGCGGTGGCGACGACGTCCATTCCATAACGCGCCGATGCCAAATTCACGGCGTCCTGACGAGCCGCGTCGGTGCGATCGAGGTGCCGCCAAGCCGCCAAAAACGCACGTTCGGCAAATGCTTCGCGAAGCGGGCCAAAGATTTCATCGGCGACATGAAGCCGCGACGCCAATGGAACGATGGCAAAAAGCCCGTTGGATGCGGACGCTATCTCGGCAACGTCGATACCTGCACTTCCCTTTTCGTGATCGGTGTGCGCCTTCGTGAGCAATCGACAAAGATTCGAATAGCCATCGTGATCTTGACAAAGCAGCACGACACTTCCATTGGATCGCAAATCGGCGCGTTTGTCCGGCCCTGCTTCGAGCGACAACTCCGCACCAATGATCAAGGGCTGACCCGTCTTCTTGGCTTCCGTGTGCGCCCGAGCAACTCCATACAATCCATCCCGATCCGCAATGGCAATCGCCGACAATCCAAGCTCGTGCGCGCGCTTGACGAGCTCTTCGGGATGAGACGCGCCTTCGAGGAATGAAAACGACGAACGCGCACAAAGCTCGGCAAACGCAGGCGGAGGTTCAGGTGCTCCATCGGTTCCACCCGGTATGACGGCAAATTGACGAGGCCGGCGGCTCATTCACAATACCCTTGCAAATACCCTTCACCCGTGGCGCGATCGACATACACCCACGCAAGCGTTCGCGCAGGTTGCGTGCCGCCTTTTCCGGAATTCGCCGAGCTGGTCCCAGGACCCGCTACGAACCACGCGATGCCATAATCGCGCGACGCGGGATCCTTCGTCCACCACTCGACCCCATCGAGACGCATGGCAAATCGGACGTGTTCGACGACATACATCCGCCCCTCGACGGCCACGACGGCGCCTTTTGTAATGCGGCCGAGCGGCAAGGGCGTCGCAAACAGACGCGTCGGCTCGGGGACAGCGGTTTCGTCGAAGTCGTTTGGCGGAGGTTGCTGCGCCTTTTTCGGGTCGTGATCGACCAAAGGAACGAACTTGGAGCGCGCTTCGGGACGATGGGCTTGGGCGACTTCGAGGACACCGACGCGATCTTGACCAATGTCGGCGGAGAGCTCGGCCAAGAGCGTGGGAAGTGCGTCAGGACGAACGGCCTTGTCGCGCGAGAGATCGATCTGGATGCGATGGGCCTCGACGATTTGCGACACTTCCAAGCGCAGGCCGATCGCAGGGGCCACGAGCGCTGTTTTTTCGAGCTTGGTCCGTAGCGCTCGATGCAGGTCGCTCGCATTCGAAAGCGGCGCGGGCATGTCGATGTCGAGCGTGAGCATGGGGTCGTCTTGATCGATGCCAGTTGGCGCGCGAAGACGCACGATGGACTTGTCGAGCGGAATGTGAAGCGTGAGGGCTTGGCAAGCTTCGCCGCGAGCTTCCAAACGCGACGCGAGGCGCGATGTCATGGATCGCAGGACGAAGAGCAGAGGTTCGACGCTGGTGATGCTATCGTCGAAATTGGTTTGCTCGACGAGGACGCGCGGCGGTTCATACGGAACGAGCGGCAAAGGGTCGTAACCGGCGGCGAGATCCAGCACTTCGGGCGCTCGGAAGCCGAGACGCGGGGCAAGCTCGGCACGCGGGAGTTTGCCCAAGGCACCGACGTTGAAGATGCCGAGACGAAGGAAAAACCCGGTCGTGTCGGGATCGAGCGGGAGGACCGAGATGGGCAAGGTGCTGAGCACGTTGGGTGCATCTTTGGCGATGACCGTGGGATGCGGGCGACGTTGCACGGTGAGTGACGTAGCGGTGGTGAGCGAAGGGTTGAGGGCAAACCGTGCGAGGGCTTGGGCGATGCGAGGGCCACTGGCGATCGCAGCTTGCGCTCGATGTCCGAGGGCCGCGACGCGTTCACACAGTTCGTCGAGGAGTTCTTGTTCGCCGCCGAAGAGATGCGCAGCACCCGTGATGTCGAGCCAAACGGTGTCGTGCACGGTTTGCCGTTTGACGCGTTCGGATTCTCCGGGTTGTTCAGGGTGCAAACGAATCGCGGCGGTGGTGCCGAGACTGAGACAAACCTCGGCGACTCGACCGAGCGCGGCGAACATTTCGTCGATGGAAACGGTGTGGATCTGAAGGCCCGCGAGGGTTGCTTGAGCTTCGACGACGCCTTGGCCCGGACGAACTCCATAATGCCATGCGGTTTCATCGACGAGATCGATGATGGCGGTGGCGTGATCGCGGGTTTGTCCTTCTTCAATGTGCGAGTCAGACAAACCGTACGAAAACAGCACGGCAAGCGGGCCGTCCACACGCACGCGTTCGCGCACGAGCTCGACGCCGAGCTGCGGGAGCACGACTGCTGCGATTCTTCGACTGACCACGGGTTTCATCATACTTTTGATTCGGGGGCTGGCGTGGTCCCCGAATTGTTCAGCGCCCAAGGTCGATCGCGCAGGATCCGGTCACTCG is a genomic window of Polyangiaceae bacterium containing:
- a CDS encoding error-prone DNA polymerase, producing MSRRPRQFAVIPGGTDGAPEPPPAFAELCARSSFSFLEGASHPEELVKRAHELGLSAIAIADRDGLYGVARAHTEAKKTGQPLIIGAELSLEAGPDKRADLRSNGSVVLLCQDHDGYSNLCRLLTKAHTDHEKGSAGIDVAEIASASNGLFAIVPLASRLHVADEIFGPLREAFAERAFLAAWRHLDRTDAARQDAVNLASARYGMDVVATARPLYHVAGRKPLADILACIRHKTTLDQAGPLLSPNAEAVLRTGASMKHLFRDYPDWIARSVEIAEECNFSLSQIRYHFPSEGLCLPDETPDDALRRLVLIGAKDRYPEGCPSAVMAQIEKELDLIKLLDVAPYFLSVHQIVSIARRRRILCQGRGSAANSAVCFVLGITAVDPARSSLLFERFLSPERREPPDIDVDFEHERREEVIQEIYEMYGRDRAAMVSEVICYRGKSALREVGKVFGLTTDQLDKLSGLSLYHEADASEKKLVELGFDPGDARLRNVVMLARALEGMPRHLSIHVGGFVLSAEPLHHVAPIEPARMVGRSVIPWDKDDIDDLGFFKVDILALGMLTAVRKTLAMVHERTNPDVPFDPIDALARIPAEDPAVYEAIGRADTVGVFQIESRAQMSMLPRMKPKKFYDLVIEVAIVRPGPIQGGMVHPYLRRRTGQEAPISPHPCLDAILARTLGVPLFQEQVMQIAMVGAGYTPGEADQLRRDMAAWKKHGRLERHRERLLRGFSQRGISARFSEQLFAQIQGFGEYGFPESHAASFALLVYASAYLKVHHPAAFCCALLNSQPMGFYSPSSLVQDAQRHGVEARPVCVTVSTWDHALEADGAIRLGMRLIKGFGAGPAHAIMQARDEAPFTGVADLVRRAGLHKNEVEALAEAGALEALVSNRREALWRARAPRVDGLFDALPIEPERDVGLPKLRPAEQLVLDYGRLGLSLQDHPIRHYRARLDLQGTLTAEATKTVEHGTRVRVAGMVIGRQRPATASGVTFFTLEDETGVVNVIVRKTLFDENYAVARYSKIMAVEGRLERQGPVIHVLAEKLERLDAPGKRGVGTKSRDFH
- a CDS encoding putative DNA binding domain-containing protein, with product MALQIELQALATRESEQVEWKENVADIEDVVKTVVAFANDYSNLGGGYVVCGAMEARDEHGFQRMIRNGLSAARLKEVEGKVLALCRDMVDPPVVPIVEEVPADEPARRILVFIVPASPGAHQLRTAHGSKYWVRMSRNTVEARNGILRELFVRKRVLEPWDRRMNAAATTEDIDLLALREHLQRMKMWNEERSVDDYLSPEFQLSPFVPPLCGREPLTGMLRPRNFALLLFGREPTKFFPGAHSVFSIYPGVDRTEQYSEKVMISGGVVEQARKLIDLLNTEAYVAIDKADRTAPNLLKYPQRALQEAVVNAIVHRDYEVDHPTRVTAFSDRIEINSPGTLPSAVDRGKFVRGEASAVWRNQALAYFFNRLQLAQAEGQGIPTILRTMRDEGCPDPIFEVGQENILCILPAHPRHAKMRELKAIESGLLLGHFDEASRRAAALLEKDPLNTRAIELMCEASNLLGRPERVFDIIHAAGVQPEKLNISALLVLGETLASIRAPTEAQRALASQLLNAASTSKLQEAEIRKLVITLRKVKEFERALQVLDNHFTSNPALAMAPSLLELRGKVLIDLAKVCTDTARNDRASARIKRQAWDACRDYLDRADRELHRALEHGPSPVEREYIERDLEFLQNLRRTAQRPAHYRPGGRRH
- a CDS encoding DNA polymerase Y family protein; the encoded protein is MVSRRIAAVVLPQLGVELVRERVRVDGPLAVLFSYGLSDSHIEEGQTRDHATAIIDLVDETAWHYGVRPGQGVVEAQATLAGLQIHTVSIDEMFAALGRVAEVCLSLGTTAAIRLHPEQPGESERVKRQTVHDTVWLDITGAAHLFGGEQELLDELCERVAALGHRAQAAIASGPRIAQALARFALNPSLTTATSLTVQRRPHPTVIAKDAPNVLSTLPISVLPLDPDTTGFFLRLGIFNVGALGKLPRAELAPRLGFRAPEVLDLAAGYDPLPLVPYEPPRVLVEQTNFDDSITSVEPLLFVLRSMTSRLASRLEARGEACQALTLHIPLDKSIVRLRAPTGIDQDDPMLTLDIDMPAPLSNASDLHRALRTKLEKTALVAPAIGLRLEVSQIVEAHRIQIDLSRDKAVRPDALPTLLAELSADIGQDRVGVLEVAQAHRPEARSKFVPLVDHDPKKAQQPPPNDFDETAVPEPTRLFATPLPLGRITKGAVVAVEGRMYVVEHVRFAMRLDGVEWWTKDPASRDYGIAWFVAGPGTSSANSGKGGTQPARTLAWVYVDRATGEGYLQGYCE